The DNA region CAAGAACGCCGTGCTCCGATGCTTTTCGGCGAGCGGAAAGAATCGCCCGAAGCGGCGGGCTGCCTCCCTCGAGCGATCCGAAGAGGCGCAGCGGGTAGGAGGCGCTCTCCCGGCACACCGATTCGAGATCGACCGGCTTGCGGATCGCCGGCAGCCAGGCACGCCGGCTCTGCTTGGCGGCCGCGACGGCGATCTCCATCCAGCGGGCGTGCTTCCGGGCTGCGCTCTCCCCGGGCTCGACCGAGCGGGCGCAAACCACCGGGAAGATTTCCGTTACTCCAAGCTCCGTCACTTTCTGGAAAAAGAGGTCCATCGCCTTTGCCTTCAACACCGCTTGGGCGATGGCGATTCTCCGGGCGGGCGGAGGCGTCTTTCTTTCTGCAATCTTACGGAAGGCGAGCCGGCGGCCGCTTCGCCCGGTCACCTCGGCGATCCATTCCGTGCCCGCACCGTCAAAAAGGGCGATCCGATCTCCGGGACGGTGGCGCATCACCCGGAGGGCGTGGTCCGATTCGCGGATTCCGAGAAGACCTTCCTCGGGTTCGGGTAGATAATAACGCTCCAATGGCGGCGCGTTCACGGTTTTGCCCTCGCCGCGGGGGATCGCGCCGAAGCGCTCGAAGCGATCACCTTCGGCCGCTTCCTACAAAAAGCCTTCCTGCCGTAAGTCGTGGATGTTGCGGGGAAGGGATTTTTGAACCCATTCGAGGCAAAAGCGGAGAAGAGAGATCTCCCAGCCATCCTCCACGCCGACAAGAACCGCCGCGAACGGATCGTCCTGTTCCTGGACTTGGCGGGTCACGCTCTGGGTTACCGATTCGATCGGGGCCTCGACTTGGCGGAACCGCAGCTCCTCCTTGCGCAATTGAAAGCCGTAGCGCAAGAAGGGGAGAGAGCCGGGCTGCCTGCTCAGCCACTCCGCATAGGCGCGGGCTTTCTCGCCGAAGCCTTCCAAAAGGAGCTTTCCCATCGTCCTCGGCAAGATAACCCGCGGCTGGTCCGCTTCGAGGTTCCCTTCGCGGACGAATGTCGTGCCCACCCGGTCCATCGCCTCGGTCATGAGCGTGTAGTGGATCAGGGAGGTACGGAAGGTCGCCAGCCGCGTGCGCGGCAACAGGACCACCCGGCTCGCCTCGAGCGAGTAGGAAAATGTGTCCTCGAACGACATAGGTTTACGACACGGGGTGCCCGGAGCGCGGCATTCGTGCCAAATTGGCCAGAATTACGATAGGCGAGAGCAAAATCAAACGAATTTTCCCGGATTCAGCAACCCTGCGGGGTCCAAAGCGGCCTTCAACCGCTCATGCAGCTTGCGGACCTCCGGAGACGCCGCCAGGGGCCACCAGCGATCCTTCGCGAGGCCGATTCCGTGCTCTCCGGTGATCGAGCCCCCCCAGCCGATGACTTGCGCGAAGAGAAGATCGAGCGCTTCCTCCGCCCGCGCTTCCGCGCCGGGCAAGCTCCGATCGATCATCAAGTTGACGTGGATGTTGCCGTCCCCCGCGTGGCCGAAGCAAGCGACGGGGAATCCGAACCGACGCTCGATCTCCCTTCCCAGCCGCAGGAGATCGACAAGCCGCCTCCTTGGGACCACGACGTCCTCATTGAGCTTGGTGAGGCCGCTTTGCTTGAGGGCTAGGGAAAACGATCGCCGGATCCGCCAAAGCCGCTCGCAGCCTTCCTCCCCGCGGCCGATGCGCACCTCGCCCGCACCCGCCCGGCGGAGGATGGGCAGGAGGCGGTCGATCTCCGCATCGACGCCCGCGGGCTGGCCGTCGCACTCGATGAATAGATGCGCGTCGCCGGGCGGGATCGGTTCCTCGCAAAACTCGCGGGCCCTCTCCAAGGTAAGCCGGTCGGCGATCTCGAGAGCCGAGGGGAGGAGGCCGGCTCCGAAGATCCGCTCGACGGTTCCGGCAGCCGCCTCGACCGTGGGAAAAACGGCCGCGACCGCCACCCGGTAGGGCGGATGCGGGATCAGCCGGAGCGTGGCCTCCGTCACGAGCCCCAGGAGACCCTCGGAGCCGACGAAGAGGCCGACTAGGTCGAATCCTACCTTGTTCTTGTGCGTGCGCCCGCCGACGCGGACCCGGGTCCCGTCGGCCAGCACGACCTCCAGCCCGAGCACGTAATGGCGGGTCACCCCGTACTTGAGGCAGCGGGGGCCGCCGGCGTTGGTGGCGATGTTGCCCCCCAGGCTGCTTTCGGCGGCGCTGGCGGGATCGGGGGGATAGAACCAGCCGAGCTTGGCGGCGGCTTCCTGGAGGTGGGCCGTGATCACTCCGGGCTCGACGATCGCCACCCCGTCCTGCGGATCGATTTCACGGATCCGGTTCATCCGGGAAAAGTTGACGACGATCCCTCCCTGAATAGGGACGCATCCTCCCACATAGCCTCTCCCCGCTCCCCGGGCGGTGATCGGGACGGCCGCCGCGGAGGCCCAGCGGGCCAGACGGGCGACCGATTCCGCACTCTCCGGATACGCGACGGCTTGGGGAGGGTGGGCCGCCAGCCAGGCGTCGCCCGCGTTTTGCGCGAGCGCGTCCGGCGAGGCGGTCGCCATCTCCGGAAACTCGGCGAGAAAAGCGGGGAGCCAATTCTCTTCCCGGCCTCCCTTTCCTCTCCGATCGCTTCCCCCGCACAGAGCGGCT from Methylacidimicrobium sp. AP8 includes:
- a CDS encoding 16S rRNA (uracil(1498)-N(3))-methyltransferase, which translates into the protein MNAPPLERYYLPEPEEGLLGIRESDHALRVMRHRPGDRIALFDGAGTEWIAEVTGRSGRRLAFRKIAERKTPPPARRIAIAQAVLKAKAMDLFFQKVTELGVTEIFPVVCARSVEPGESAARKHARWMEIAVAAAKQSRRAWLPAIRKPVDLESVCRESASYPLRLFGSLEGGSPPLRAILSARRKASEHGVLALIGPEGDLTPGERTLLEEAGFLPVSFSPNVLRSETAALFCAAVFLYEIAGARSGEEEGGLWQEIS
- a CDS encoding FAD-binding oxidoreductase; translated protein: MKKDEGEVKAALCGGSDRRGKGGREENWLPAFLAEFPEMATASPDALAQNAGDAWLAAHPPQAVAYPESAESVARLARWASAAAVPITARGAGRGYVGGCVPIQGGIVVNFSRMNRIREIDPQDGVAIVEPGVITAHLQEAAAKLGWFYPPDPASAAESSLGGNIATNAGGPRCLKYGVTRHYVLGLEVVLADGTRVRVGGRTHKNKVGFDLVGLFVGSEGLLGLVTEATLRLIPHPPYRVAVAAVFPTVEAAAGTVERIFGAGLLPSALEIADRLTLERAREFCEEPIPPGDAHLFIECDGQPAGVDAEIDRLLPILRRAGAGEVRIGRGEEGCERLWRIRRSFSLALKQSGLTKLNEDVVVPRRRLVDLLRLGREIERRFGFPVACFGHAGDGNIHVNLMIDRSLPGAEARAEEALDLLFAQVIGWGGSITGEHGIGLAKDRWWPLAASPEVRKLHERLKAALDPAGLLNPGKFV